Part of the Sphingobacterium sp. LZ7M1 genome, ACAAACAAGCTATCTCCACGACTTCCATCAAACGCCATATATAAGCCATATCCATCCGCTAAATCAGCCATTGCTGCGGCTTTGGAATCCGAACCGATATCTTCAATCCAAGAAAAGCGATCTAAAGGTCCATTGTAGGTGGGATGATACTTATAGTCCATCTTTTTAGGCGTGAGCCCCATTAGATAACTCAAAAGGTCATCTGCATCAGTATATTTATCTGTTAGACTGGAAATAGGATTTGCAACTGGAATGGAAGACTCCCAATAGGATGAATATTTATATTTAGAGTAAACACTATCTAACACCTCCTGATCAATGGTTCTGTCACCACCAGGTCTTGGTGGAGGGGTAATATCATTAAGATCCTTTTTACAACCGAATATGGAAACCAAGGTCAAAAGCACCAATAGTTTACTGAGAATAGCGTTTTTCATTTATAATATTAAGTAATATCGAAGCATGCAAAGATGATTCCAATAATTGACTTCCAAATTCGAAAAAAGATTAATCAACCTTTGGTATACTTCGAAGTTTCAGGTCCGGAAACTTGTACATATTATTACGATGATCGTTCAATTCCGGAACTTTTATCTCTCTAGCTCCTTCAAGACCAGTTTTTGTTGTCCTGCTAGATGCCCTTGCCCCCGCTCCTGTTCCGGTAATATCCGAGATGGCGGTAGCCAATAAAGCTTCTCTCTCATCCCCTAATTCTGTGAAGAAACCATCCGCAGCATTGGTGATCTTTCCTTTTAACCCATCGAAGTAATCTCCAAAACCATCTTTATTGAGCATTTGGAAAGAAGTAATATAAAGATCTGCATAGCCATGTACCACTGGATACCCAAAAAAGCCGACCGGTTTGCCGTAGGTGCCTTTTCCATTGGTCGTAATGATCTGCACATCCATATAAGGTTTCAATACATTCATCACCAATTCACTGGCAGAAGCGGTTCCGGTAGTTCCTAAGAAGTAGACTCTTTGTAGGTTCAGGGCATTGGTCTTATTGAAGTTCACAGAGCGGAATGGAGCTTTAGGATTAGTTTCATCATCCCAACCCCATTCTTTCAGATTCTTATTGATCTTATAATCATACATTTTACCTTTTGAACCAGCTGTTGGTACCAAAAGGTTTGACATCATTTCAGCTGTTGAAGTTGAACCTCCTCCGTTATATCTTAAATCTATGATCAACTCATTCACGTTGGCCGTTTCAAATTCCTTGAATGCATTTGTCATGGCTGTATGGTAGCCATTTGGGCCAGATTCACTGAACACATTAACAAAAGAAGTATAAAAGATGTACCCAATTTTCTTACCATTGATTGTGAATATCTTTTTGACTAAGATTGGGTCGATATTATAAGCCCCACCAGAAACCGATACGGTTTTGGTGGTCGTTTCACCCGGTGCTTGAACCACCAAATTCAAGGTCTCCTTGCCTTCTACAACTTTATAGTAGTTTTCGATTGCCTTTTGTTCACTCTTGTTATAGTCCAGATTGCTATCACCATTGATGCTCACGATGCGCATTCCACGTTTTAATCCAGCCTTCTCACCTGGAGAATTCTTTTGCAC contains:
- a CDS encoding S41 family peptidase, whose product is MMKRFVLPFLLLSLLFGASCKKDPVQPSDDGRDPDKEILLRDSTYYYSLALSLWEDQLPQPKVDSKGQPDLKAFTNAYQDAEGVLAALKRSAPEDRFSFVDREGTVSEEIQQGVHKETGIVPIFITVSNQNNGEANMYVKYVQKNSPGEKAGLKRGMRIVSINGDSNLDYNKSEQKAIENYYKVVEGKETLNLVVQAPGETTTKTVSVSGGAYNIDPILVKKIFTINGKKIGYIFYTSFVNVFSESGPNGYHTAMTNAFKEFETANVNELIIDLRYNGGGSTSTAEMMSNLLVPTAGSKGKMYDYKINKNLKEWGWDDETNPKAPFRSVNFNKTNALNLQRVYFLGTTGTASASELVMNVLKPYMDVQIITTNGKGTYGKPVGFFGYPVVHGYADLYITSFQMLNKDGFGDYFDGLKGKITNAADGFFTELGDEREALLATAISDITGTGAGARASSRTTKTGLEGAREIKVPELNDHRNNMYKFPDLKLRSIPKVD